Proteins encoded within one genomic window of Streptomyces sp. NBC_00523:
- a CDS encoding NAD(P)H-binding protein gives MPTLVTGCRGRVGAALTALLHQGGHPVRAASRKAAELTPPPGVPAVTCDLGDPGTFPAALEGVDSVFLYAEPAHIDAFLTAARAAGVRHIVLLSSSSVLVPDPAANPIAAAHHAVEQALLASPLTATLLRPGAFATNAYGWSEAFRSGRPVDLPFPRSEGSPVHEADLAEAALAALTDPALQGAAYHLTGPASLSAAEQVRVLADASGTPAAVHEVSPAAWKESMASYMPAEVADGLLAYWAATDGIPAEVADGVEKLTGRPARPFATWAAEHAAAFRP, from the coding sequence ATGCCCACGCTCGTCACCGGATGCCGCGGCCGCGTCGGCGCCGCGCTCACCGCCCTGCTCCACCAGGGCGGCCACCCCGTCCGCGCCGCCTCGCGCAAGGCCGCCGAGCTGACCCCGCCGCCCGGCGTCCCCGCCGTGACCTGCGACCTCGGCGACCCCGGCACGTTCCCCGCCGCCCTGGAGGGCGTCGACTCCGTCTTCCTGTACGCGGAGCCCGCGCACATCGACGCCTTCCTGACCGCCGCCCGGGCCGCCGGAGTACGCCACATCGTGCTGCTGTCCTCCAGCTCGGTCCTGGTCCCCGATCCGGCGGCCAACCCGATCGCCGCCGCGCACCACGCGGTGGAGCAGGCGCTGCTGGCCTCCCCGCTCACCGCGACCCTGCTGCGCCCCGGCGCCTTCGCCACCAACGCCTACGGGTGGTCGGAGGCCTTCCGCTCCGGGCGCCCCGTCGACCTGCCGTTCCCCCGCAGCGAGGGCAGCCCGGTCCACGAGGCCGACCTCGCCGAGGCCGCCCTCGCCGCGCTCACCGACCCGGCCCTCCAGGGCGCCGCATACCACCTCACCGGCCCCGCGTCCCTCAGCGCCGCCGAGCAGGTCCGCGTCCTGGCCGACGCCTCCGGCACCCCGGCCGCCGTCCACGAGGTGAGCCCGGCCGCCTGGAAGGAGTCCATGGCGTCCTACATGCCCGCCGAGGTCGCCGACGGGCTGCTCGCCTACTGGGCGGCCACCGACGGCATCCCCGCCGAGGTGGCCGACGGGGTGGAGAAGCTGACCGGCCGCCCGGCCCGCCCCTTCGCCACCTGGGCCGCCGAGCACGCCGCCGCCTTCCGGCCCTGA